Proteins from a genomic interval of Yoonia sp. GPGPB17:
- a CDS encoding aminoglycoside phosphotransferase family protein — MPDRTAAIASFLANSIWQDWAQTPLAGDASARSYLRLASGSKTAILMDAPPENGEDTTPFVEISRLLHQHGLAAPDILAHDPKQGLLLLSDLGPVDFAQWLQNAPSDEKVLYRAATDILLKLEKVDAPSHLQRMTPAAGAKMIEIIGPYYSNKPTDDLCAQIQLALTHYAPDATTLALRDFHAENLIWRNAQQDDARVGLLDFQDAFVAPPGYDLVSLLRDARRDVSPKVADDLISYFAEQTHAKGPIRTSLSCLGVQRNLRILGVFARLVAEVGKPRYLDFMPRVWGHILHDLQDPALKDLQQAVLDTVPAPTTNKLAGLTA, encoded by the coding sequence ATGCCTGATCGCACCGCAGCTATCGCCAGTTTTCTAGCCAACAGCATTTGGCAGGACTGGGCACAAACCCCACTCGCTGGTGATGCGTCTGCTCGCAGCTACCTGCGTCTAGCATCGGGGTCCAAGACAGCCATTCTGATGGATGCACCACCCGAAAACGGGGAAGATACGACACCTTTTGTCGAAATCTCAAGGCTGTTGCACCAACATGGCCTTGCCGCACCAGATATCCTCGCACATGATCCAAAGCAGGGTTTGCTACTGCTTAGCGACCTAGGCCCCGTAGACTTTGCCCAATGGCTACAAAATGCACCATCCGATGAGAAGGTACTTTACCGTGCCGCCACAGATATCCTGCTGAAGCTCGAAAAGGTCGATGCGCCCAGTCACCTTCAGCGCATGACACCCGCCGCGGGAGCCAAGATGATCGAGATCATTGGCCCATATTACAGCAATAAACCCACCGATGATCTTTGCGCCCAAATCCAACTGGCGCTAACACATTATGCACCTGATGCAACCACGCTCGCCTTGCGCGATTTCCATGCCGAGAACCTGATATGGCGTAACGCGCAGCAAGACGACGCGCGCGTTGGCTTGCTGGATTTTCAGGATGCCTTTGTTGCGCCACCCGGCTATGATCTTGTCTCGCTTTTGCGCGACGCGCGGCGTGATGTCAGCCCCAAGGTCGCAGATGACCTCATCAGCTACTTTGCTGAACAGACCCATGCGAAAGGCCCCATTCGCACATCACTGTCCTGTCTGGGTGTGCAACGCAACCTCCGTATCCTTGGTGTATTTGCACGCCTTGTAGCTGAGGTTGGAAAACCAAGATATCTTGATTTTATGCCCCGTGTCTGGGGCCACATCCTACATGATCTGCAAGACCCCGCGCTCAAGGACCTGCAGCAAGCTGTATTGGACACGGTACCGGCTCCAACAACCAACAAACTGGCAGGGCTGACCGCATGA
- the tsaE gene encoding tRNA (adenosine(37)-N6)-threonylcarbamoyltransferase complex ATPase subunit type 1 TsaE, translating to MAYTLFEFPLADEAATGALATQIAGRLKPGDTLLLEGEIGAGKSAFARALIRARLGRIEDVPSPTFTLVQTYEDAAGDIWHCDLYRLSHPDEALELGLDEAFETAICLVEWPDRLGDVAPKTALTLAFVAQHDQHHVTVSGPAFWADRLRGLDA from the coding sequence ATGGCCTACACATTGTTCGAGTTTCCGTTAGCCGATGAAGCAGCAACCGGTGCGTTGGCCACGCAAATCGCTGGACGCTTAAAACCGGGCGATACGCTTTTGCTGGAGGGTGAAATCGGCGCTGGAAAATCGGCCTTTGCGCGCGCACTGATCCGCGCACGTCTTGGCCGGATAGAGGACGTCCCCTCACCTACATTTACGTTGGTCCAGACATATGAAGATGCGGCAGGCGACATCTGGCACTGCGATCTGTATCGTTTGAGCCACCCTGACGAAGCATTGGAGCTCGGCCTTGATGAGGCCTTTGAAACAGCCATCTGCCTGGTCGAATGGCCTGATCGCTTGGGCGACGTTGCCCCCAAAACCGCGCTGACCCTGGCCTTTGTGGCGCAACACGACCAACACCATGTCACTGTTTCCGGACCCGCCTTTTGGGCCGATCGGCTGCGAGGGTTGGATGCCTGA
- a CDS encoding PAS-domain containing protein encodes MFEDISAEVSLTRRFRLDIETGQAVLDTLSDGIAVFSSTGTLVMSNRAYGRLWSNGPDQVMEHRILQSEMKTWQNQCIPSPMWNELRDYIQQLGARQPWSDTVLMDDGRHMECHANPIAGGMTMVRFTIARAKRPEIRKLMMHDTAIRAAKR; translated from the coding sequence TTGTTTGAAGATATCAGTGCTGAGGTTTCGCTCACCCGGCGTTTCCGCTTGGATATCGAAACCGGACAAGCCGTGCTTGATACGCTTTCCGATGGGATCGCGGTCTTTTCATCAACCGGTACGTTGGTGATGTCCAATCGCGCCTATGGCAGGCTCTGGTCAAACGGGCCAGACCAGGTGATGGAGCATCGTATTCTGCAGTCAGAGATGAAAACATGGCAAAATCAGTGCATCCCGTCGCCAATGTGGAACGAACTGCGCGATTACATCCAACAACTGGGCGCAAGGCAGCCTTGGTCAGACACCGTACTGATGGATGATGGGCGGCATATGGAGTGCCATGCGAATCCCATTGCAGGTGGCATGACCATGGTGCGCTTTACCATTGCCCGGGCCAAACGGCCTGAAATCAGAAAGCTAATGATGCATGATACGGCCATACGGGCTGCCAAGCGCTGA
- the regB gene encoding sensor histidine kinase RegB has protein sequence MPSTDFQLLERQERSDWVRLRTLMTLRWFAIIGQSAAILVANRVYNIDLALGAVALVVTVSIFANLASYYAYPTNKRLSEFEATLWLVFDILQLTALLYFTGGLNNPFAMLVLAPVTISATVLHTRSTIFLGLTAMALMTVISGNNIPLIGDDGAELVMPVLFQFGFWVALLISLVFLALYARQVTSEMNAMNEALLATQLALSREQKLTDLGGVVAATAHELGTPLATIKLVSSELKEELQDQPELLEDAELIRSQADRCRDILQSMGRSGKDDLQVRFAPVETVIREAAEPHLNRGKRVEFSVVPQDGANLTQPSIERRPEIIHGLRNLVQNAVDFSRSRVMVDMTWSENSIDVRISDDGRGFPQSVIGRIGDPYVKRRRLSEDGARRPGYEGMGLGLFIAKTLLERSGAKLKFSNSRRHGHASWTGQATGGAIVEVSWPRRMLQTNQPNENVPLGQNQPFAIWP, from the coding sequence ATGCCGTCGACCGACTTTCAGCTGCTGGAACGACAAGAGCGTAGCGACTGGGTTAGGCTGCGGACGCTGATGACCCTGCGCTGGTTCGCAATTATTGGCCAATCAGCAGCCATTCTTGTCGCGAACCGGGTCTACAATATTGATCTTGCCTTAGGTGCAGTAGCGCTTGTGGTTACGGTTTCCATTTTTGCCAATCTGGCGTCCTATTACGCTTATCCCACCAACAAGCGTCTCTCGGAGTTCGAAGCAACGCTTTGGCTGGTGTTCGATATATTGCAGCTCACGGCGCTTCTCTATTTCACAGGCGGGCTGAATAACCCGTTTGCGATGCTTGTATTGGCCCCCGTAACGATTTCCGCAACGGTTCTGCACACAAGAAGCACCATTTTTCTTGGCTTGACTGCGATGGCGCTGATGACAGTCATCAGCGGCAACAACATACCTTTGATAGGCGACGACGGTGCCGAGCTTGTAATGCCGGTGTTGTTTCAGTTCGGCTTCTGGGTCGCTTTGCTGATCAGTCTGGTTTTCCTTGCACTCTATGCACGTCAGGTCACATCCGAAATGAACGCCATGAACGAGGCCTTGCTTGCTACGCAGCTTGCGCTTTCACGCGAGCAAAAGCTCACGGATCTGGGCGGCGTTGTTGCCGCAACCGCCCATGAACTGGGAACACCGCTGGCGACCATCAAGCTGGTCAGCAGCGAGTTGAAAGAAGAACTTCAGGATCAGCCCGAATTGCTGGAAGATGCTGAACTGATCCGTTCTCAGGCCGATCGGTGTCGTGACATCCTGCAGTCTATGGGACGGTCTGGAAAAGACGATCTGCAAGTGCGCTTCGCACCGGTCGAGACAGTCATCCGAGAGGCTGCAGAGCCGCATCTGAACCGGGGCAAGCGAGTGGAGTTCAGTGTTGTGCCGCAGGACGGTGCCAACCTGACTCAGCCTAGCATTGAACGGCGCCCCGAAATTATCCACGGATTGCGCAACCTTGTTCAAAATGCTGTCGATTTCTCACGCTCACGGGTGATGGTGGACATGACATGGTCCGAAAACAGCATCGACGTGCGTATTTCTGATGATGGCCGCGGCTTTCCGCAATCTGTCATTGGCCGCATCGGCGATCCCTATGTCAAACGCCGCCGATTGTCCGAAGATGGCGCGCGGCGCCCCGGCTACGAAGGAATGGGGTTGGGGCTCTTTATTGCAAAGACTTTGCTAGAACGCTCTGGCGCAAAGCTGAAGTTCTCTAACAGCCGCAGGCACGGCCATGCAAGCTGGACCGGGCAGGCCACGGGCGGCGCGATAGTAGAGGTCAGTTGGCCGCGCAGAATGCTGCAAACCAACCAGCCAAACGAGAATGTACCGCTTGGCCAGAACCAACCCTTTGCAATTTGGCCTTAA
- a CDS encoding ActR/PrrA/RegA family redox response regulator transcription factor — protein sequence MNTEALDLGEDKSLLLVDDDEAFLRRLAKAMEKRGFDVEMAGSVAAGKAVSTARPPAYAVVDLRLEDGNGLDVVETLRARRPDARIVVLTGYGAIATAVAAVKIGATDYLAKPADATDVTNALLALTDELPPPPENPMSADRVRWEHIQRVYELCDRNVSETARRLSMHRRTLQRILAKRSPR from the coding sequence ATGAATACCGAGGCGTTGGATCTGGGCGAAGACAAAAGCCTTCTCTTGGTTGACGATGACGAAGCGTTTTTGCGCCGACTTGCAAAAGCAATGGAAAAACGCGGGTTTGACGTCGAAATGGCGGGCTCTGTCGCGGCAGGCAAGGCAGTTTCAACAGCGCGTCCGCCAGCATATGCAGTTGTTGATCTGCGACTGGAGGATGGGAATGGCCTTGATGTTGTCGAAACCCTTCGCGCCCGCAGACCCGATGCGCGTATTGTTGTCCTGACCGGATATGGTGCGATAGCCACAGCCGTTGCTGCTGTAAAGATTGGTGCAACCGACTATTTGGCCAAGCCAGCGGACGCGACCGATGTGACCAATGCCCTTCTCGCACTGACAGATGAGCTGCCGCCACCACCGGAAAATCCAATGAGCGCAGACCGCGTGCGGTGGGAGCATATTCAGCGGGTGTATGAGCTGTGCGACCGCAATGTGTCTGAAACCGCGCGGCGGCTTTCAATGCATAGGCGAACCTTGCAGCGCATCCTGGCAAAGCGCAGCCCGCGTTAA